Proteins encoded in a region of the Stieleria neptunia genome:
- the lptB gene encoding LPS export ABC transporter ATP-binding protein, which translates to MSIDHDEPTTVLEATDLQKTYGRRRVVDGVNLYVGKAEIVGLLGPNGAGKSTSFRMICGMIQPDRGRVYLDGRDVTDWPMFRRARDGHMGYLPQEPSVFKKLTVEQNISALLELLGMDRKQRKIRTQELLEEFNITHIRKSRAAGLSGGERRRLEIARCLVSDPKIVMLDEPFAGIDPVTVQSIQGVIKQLRDSGISVLITDHAAREILGTVDRCYVIYQGQVLIDGTPDEVKRHPKVREEYLGDMDGAERIAEAIDERHAEAPVAIAAAPANVQSAQEKSLVPPPHFRQKRALRRRTNVSDV; encoded by the coding sequence ATGAGTATCGATCACGACGAGCCCACGACGGTTCTGGAAGCCACCGATCTGCAAAAGACCTACGGCAGACGCCGCGTCGTCGATGGGGTCAACCTGTACGTCGGCAAAGCGGAGATCGTCGGATTGTTGGGGCCCAATGGAGCCGGCAAATCGACCAGTTTTCGGATGATCTGCGGCATGATCCAACCCGACCGCGGCCGTGTCTATTTGGACGGACGCGACGTCACCGATTGGCCGATGTTTCGCCGTGCCCGAGACGGACACATGGGTTACTTGCCGCAAGAACCCAGCGTGTTCAAGAAACTGACGGTCGAACAAAACATCTCGGCACTGCTGGAACTGTTGGGGATGGACCGAAAACAACGCAAAATCCGCACGCAAGAGTTGCTCGAAGAGTTCAACATCACGCATATCCGCAAGAGTCGAGCTGCGGGGCTGAGCGGCGGTGAACGACGCCGGCTGGAGATCGCTCGGTGTCTGGTCTCGGATCCGAAAATTGTGATGCTGGACGAGCCGTTTGCGGGGATCGACCCCGTCACCGTGCAATCGATCCAGGGCGTGATCAAGCAATTGCGTGATTCGGGGATCAGCGTTTTGATTACCGATCATGCGGCCCGCGAAATCTTGGGCACGGTCGACCGCTGTTATGTGATCTACCAAGGCCAAGTGTTGATCGACGGGACACCCGACGAAGTGAAACGGCACCCCAAGGTCCGCGAAGAGTACTTGGGGGACATGGATGGGGCCGAGCGGATCGCGGAAGCGATCGATGAGCGCCACGCAGAGGCCCCCGTGGCCATCGCGGCAGCTCCCGCGAACGTCCAGTCGGCGCAAGAAAAGTCACTCGTACCGCCACCGCACTTCCGTCAAAAGCGCGCCCTGCGACGGCGCACGAATGTTTCGGACGTCTAA
- the hemP gene encoding hemin uptake protein HemP: MSSNPNDDSNANPPELAATNLESSLRKIVRFSDLSRCGDEVWIEYEGKLYRLQSTRQGKLVLTK; encoded by the coding sequence ATGTCTTCCAATCCCAACGATGATTCGAACGCCAATCCGCCGGAATTGGCGGCGACGAATCTTGAGAGTTCGCTCCGCAAGATCGTGCGTTTTTCAGATCTTTCGCGTTGCGGGGACGAGGTTTGGATCGAGTACGAAGGCAAGCTCTACCGCCTGCAGAGCACCCGCCAAGGCAAGTTGGTCCTGACCAAATAA